One window of Ziziphus jujuba cultivar Dongzao chromosome 5, ASM3175591v1 genomic DNA carries:
- the LOC107421594 gene encoding pentatricopeptide repeat-containing protein At4g19191, mitochondrial isoform X2 yields the protein MVKSSSSVTPYLNRFSSFSSVGIWNSTIREAVNQGQAHRAILLFRQMKQSGLEPDNFTFPFVAKACSKLSDPKLPLVFHPHVLKSSVGSHVFVQTAIVDMYTKCGLLADAYNVFERMPERDVASWNAMVVGFSQSGCLDRVLYVFRRMRFAGFQPDSVTVMGLTQACLRSKDLKMVKAIHSFGIRTGMDADVSVTNTWIGAYSKCGDLDLAKLLFDGMELSLRTVISWNSMIAGFANFENFLDALNCYKRMLLDGHSPDASTILSLLASCVKPETLFQGTLIHCHAIQLGCVSDVSVVNTLISMYSKCDDVISARLLFDGMSHRTCVSWTAIVSGYSQKGCSQAGALELGKWIHSYAFSHGLRENIVVCNALIDMYAKCGSMSDARELFYLMPERTVVSWTTMISGCALNGEFKEALDLFYLMLELGLKPNHITFLAVLQACTHAGLLDKGTECFSMMTNVYNITPGLDHYSCIADLLGRRGMLKEALKLIQSMPIEPDIGIWSALLAACKNHRNLEIGEYVSRHIFKLDPQVAVPYVEMANIYASDGKWDGVAAIRTMMKNNKVKKSPGQSVILVNGKPHVFTVEDRGHPESLHIYTMLENLILQLKEEGYTPLAEETFKHELFEAPHNKITLSDFYGYSSL from the exons ATGGTGAAATCTTCTTCTTCAGTTACTCCATATCTCAATCGCTTCTCAAGTTTCTCAAGCGTTGGGATTTGGAACTCCACCATAAGAGAAGCTGTGAACCAAGGCCAGGCACACAGAGCCATCCTTCTCTTTCGCCAAATGAAACAAAGTGGTTTGGAACCTGATAACTTCACTTTTCCCTTCGTTGCCAAAGCCTGTTCTAAGCTCTCTGATCCCAAACTTCCCCTAGTCTTTCATCCCCATGTTCTGAAATCCTCTGTTGGGTCTCATGTCTTTGTTCAAACGGCCATTGTTGATATGTATACAAAGTGTGGACTGTTGGCTGACGCGTACAATGTGTTTGAGCGAATGCCAGAAAGAGATGTAGCTTCTTGGAATGCAATGGTTGTAGGTTTTTCTCAATCGGGGTGTCTTGATAGGGTGTTATATGTATTCCGTCGTATGAGGTTTGCAGGGTTTCAACCTGACTCTGTGACTGTCATGGGGTTGACTCAAGCATGCTTGCGTTCCAAGGATTTGAAAATGGTGAAAGCTATTCATTCATTTGGAATTCGAACTGGGATGGATGCTGATGTTTCGGTTACTAACACTTGGATTGGTGCCTATTCCAAATGCGGTGATTTGGATTTGGCCAAGCTCTTATTTGATGGGATGGAGTTGAGTTTGAGGACTGTTATCTCATGGAATTCTATGATAGCAGGATTTGCaaactttgaaaattttctagATGCTCTAAATTGTTACAAAAGGATGTTGCTTGATGGGCATAGTCCTGATGCAAGCACTATTCTAAGCCTACTAGCATCATGTGTGAAACCTGAGACTCTGTTTCAAGGGACACTTATTCATTGTCATGCAATTCAACTTGGTTGTGTTTCAGATGTTTCTGTCGTTAACACACTAATATCTATGTATTCCAAGTGCGATGATGTTATTTCTGCAAGACTTTTATTTGATGGCATGTCTCATAGGACTTGTGTTTCATGGACTGCAATCGTTAGTGGGTATTCCCAGAAAG GCTGCAGCCAAGCTGGAGCACTCGAGCTTGGAAAATGGATTCACAGCTATGCATTTTCACATGGGTTAAGAGAGAACATAGTAGTTTGCAATGCATTAATTGATATGTATGCAAAATGTGGAAGTATGAGTGATGCTCGGGAGCTGTTCTATCTCATGCCAGAGAGAACTGTTGTCTCTTGGACAACTATGATTTCAGGGTGTGCTTTGAATGGTGAATTTAAAGAAGCTTTGGATCTTTTCTATCTGATGTTGGAGTTGGGCTTGAAACCAAACCATATCACATTTCTTGCAGTTCTTCAAGCTTGCACTCATGCAGGTCTCCTTGATAAAGGAACTGAGTGTTTTTCTATGATGACAAATGTCTACAACATAACTCCTGGCTTAGACCACTACTCCTGCATTGCTGACCTTCTTGGCCGTCGGGGAATGTTAAAAGAAGCATTGAAGCTCATTCAAAGTATGCCAATCGAGCCTGACATTGGCATATGGAGTGCATTACTTGCTGCTTGTAAAAATCACCGTAACTTAGAGATTGGTGAGTATGTGTCTCGTCATATCTTTAAATTGGACCCTCAGGTTGCAGTTCCATACGTTGAGATGGCTAATATATATGCTTCAGATGGAAAGTGGGATGGAGTTGCAGCaataagaacaatgatgaaaaataacaaagtgAAAAAATCACCAGGACAAAGTGTTATTCTAGTGAACGGGAAGCCTCATGTGTTTACAGTTGAAGATAGAGGTCATCCTGAGagtttgcatatatatacaatgttAGAGAATTTAATTTTGCAGTTAAAAGAAGAAGGATACACACCACTGGCAGAGGAAACTTTCAAACATGAATTGTTTGAAGCTCCGCATAACAAAATTACTCTCTCTGACTTTTATGGATATTCTTCTTTATGA
- the LOC107421602 gene encoding dihydrolipoyllysine-residue acetyltransferase component 5 of pyruvate dehydrogenase complex, chloroplastic — MAQLLNASFIPTTSSHTLRRTPNFPPGICISGRRSRTQVQAKIREIFMPALSSTMTEGKIVSWVKSEGDQLSKGESVVVVESDKADMDVETFYDGYLAAIMVEEGGVAAVGSAIALLAETESEIDEARAKANSSSQSLSSSSSSTPPPAPQPQTGKIAENVGPAPVSPPVKTVAAASSAHPASEGGKRIVASPYAKKLAKELKVDLGRVVGSGPLGRIVAKDVEAAASSAAEAAATAATAGAATSAAVPGIELGTVVPFTTMQSAVSRNMVESLSVPTFRVGYTITTDALDALYKKVKSKGVTMTALLAKATALALVKHPVVNSSCRDGQSFVYNSSINIAVAVAIDGGLITPVLQDADKVDIYSLSRKWKELVDKARAKQLQPHEYNTGTFTLSNLGMFGVDRFDAILPPGTGAIMAVGASQPTAVGTKDGRIGMKNQMQVNVTADHRVIYGADLASFLKTLASIIEDPKDLTF, encoded by the exons ATGGCTCAGCTTCTGAATGCTTCCTTTATCCCCACCACCTCGTCCCATACCCTTAGACGGACCCCGAATTTCCCACCGGGTATCTGCATTTCGGGTCGCAGGAGCAGGACCCAAGTGCAGGCCAAGATCCGGGAGATCTTCATGCCGGCCCTCAGCTCCACTATGACCGAGGGAAAGATCGTGTCTTGGGTCAAGTCTGAAGGTGATCAGCTCTCCAAGGGCGAGAGCGTCGTCGTCGTCGAGTCCGATAAGGCCGACATGGATGTCGAAACTTTCTACGATGGGTATCTGGCCGCGATTATGGTCGAGGAAGGTGGTGTCGCCGCCGTCGGTTCTGCCATTGCTCTCTTGGCCGAAACCGAGTCCGAGATCGATGAGGCCAGGGCCAAAGCCAATTCTTCTTCTCAATCTTTATCCTCATCCTCATCATCAACACCGCCACCAGCTCCGCAACCACAGACGGGGAAGATTGCGGAAAATGTGGGTCCCGCACCTGTTTCTCCGCCGGTGAAGACGGTGGCAGCGGCGTCTTCGGCGCACCCGGCGTCGGAAGGAGGGAAGAGGATTGTGGCGTCGCCGTATGCGAAGAAGCTGGCAAAGGAGCTGAAAGTGGACTTGGGGAGAGTGGTGGGAAGTGGGCCGTTGGGGAGGATTGTTGCAAAGGATGTTGAAGCTGCAGCTTCAAGTGCTGCTGAGGCAGCTGCCACGGCGGCAACAGCCGGTGCCGCAACCAGCGCGGCTGTGCCGGGAATTGAGTTGGGGACTGTGGTTCCGTTCACTACAATGCAGAGTGCGGTGAGCAGAAACATGGTGGAAAGTCTATCAGTGCCAACCTTTAGAGTTGGATACACTATCACCACCGATGCACTTGATGCTCTTTACAAGAAG gTCAAGTCAAAAGGAGTTACCATGACGGCATTGCTTGCAAAGGCGACAGCACTTGCACTGGTCAAACATCCTGTGGTGAACTCTAGTTGTAGAGATGGTCAAAGCTTTGTCTATAATAGCAGCATCAACATTGCAGTTGCTGTAGCTATAGATGGTGGGTTGATTACACCAGTGCTTCAGGATGCTGACAAG GTTGACATCTATTCATTGTCAAGAAAGTGGAAAGAACTAGTTGATAAGGCCCGGGCCAAGCAGCTGCAACCTCATGAATACAATACAG GCACTTTCACTCTCTCTAATCTTGGGATGTTTGGAGTTGATCGGTTTGATGCCATTCTGCCACCTGGAACT GGAGCAATTATGGCTGTTGGAGCATCTCAGCCTACCGCTGTTGGTACCAAGGATGGTCGGATCGGTATGAAGAACCAAATGCAG GTAAACGTCACGGCAGATCACCGTGTAATCTATGGTGCTGATCTTGCTTCCTTCTTGAAGACACTGGCGAGCATCATCGAAGATCCCAAAGATCTTACCTTCTAG
- the LOC125418192 gene encoding uncharacterized protein LOC125418192 isoform X1 yields the protein MLEVAISALIHTKPCVSPSQPISFSNWKPRSEIAFSKSWKKINATFASSPSTSTSGLQNQTFGGQVSLKSVDKNSGKKRVFFLDVNPLCYVGSTPSLHSFGHWVSLFFSQVSLNDPVIAVVDGERGSEHRRQLLPSYKAHRSKFYRQFSKGHVGRSYQVITDVLRKCNVPVIKIKGHEADDVVATLVGQVLQRGHKVVIASPDKDFKQLLSDDVQIVMPLIELERWSFYTLKHYIAQYNCDPCCDLSLRCILGDEADCVPGIQHVAPGFGRKTAIKLLKKHGTLENLLTAASVRTVGKDYAQNALTKHADYLRRNYEVLSLRRDVDVQLQEEWLIERDTCNDSAILSSFFKYLEETQKLSHQNGHALSNRKHTQLAFFWSLGFLVYHCKLFPMGLLKLFVDFYCERYELDGFLA from the exons ATGTTAGAAGTTGCCATTTCCGCCTTGATTCATACAAAACCTTGTGTGTCCCCAAGCCAACCTATTTCCTTCTCAAATTGGAAACCCAGAAGCGAAATAGCATTCAGCAAGTCATGGAAGAAGATTAATGCTACTTTTGCTTCCTCACCTTCTACTTCTACTTCTGGGCTTCAGAATCAAACATTTGGTGGGCAAGTCTCGCTCAAGAGCGTAGATAAGAATTCAGGCAAGAAGAGGGTCTTCTTCTTGGATGTTAATCCTCTGTGTTATGTAGGAAGCACCCCCAGCTTACATTCTTTTGGTCATTGGGTTTCCTTGTTCTTCAGCCAAGTTAGCCTCAATGATCCTGTTATTGCC GTTGTTGATGGGGAAAGGGGGAGTGAGCACCGCAGACAGTTATTACCTTCATATAAAGCGCATAGGAGTAAATTCTATCGACAATTTTCAAAGGGACATGTTGGAAGGTCTTATCAAGTCATCACAGATGTTCTCAGAAAATGCAATGTGCCA gtcataaaaataaaaggccATGAAGCTGATGATGTTGTAGCTACGCTTGTGGGACAAGTTCTTCAAAGAGGACACAAAGTGGTGATTGCCTCCCCCGATAAAGATTTTAAACAGTTGCTTTCAGATGATGTCCAAATCGTTATGCCTTTGATCGAGTTAGAACGCTGGTCTTTTTACACCTTAAAGCACTACATAGCTCAGTATAATTGTGATCCATGCTGTGATCTAAGCCTTA GATGCATTTTGGGTGATGAGGCTGACTGTGTTCCTGGGATCCAACATGTAGCTCCTGGATTTGGTAGAAAGACTGCCATAAAGCTCTTGAAAAAGCATGGTACATTGGAAAATTTACTGACTGCAGCCTCGGTAAGAACCGTGGGCAAAGATTATGCACAAAATGCACTTACAAAGCATGCTGACTACCTGCGGAGGAATTATGAAGTCCTTTCCCTTAGGAG GGATGTGGATGTGCAACTTCAAGAGGAGTGGTTGATTGAGAGAGACACGTGCAACGATTCAGCAATTTTGTCTAGCTTCTTCAAATATTTGGAAGAAACCCAGAAGCTCAGTCATCAAAATGGGCATGCTCTATCAAATAG GAAGCACACCCAGCTTGCATTCTTTTGGTCATTGGGTTTCCTTGTTTATCACTGCAAGCTTTTCCCGATGGGTTTGCTCAAGTTATTCGTTGATTTTTACTGTGAAAGATATGAGCTTGATGGGTTCTTAGCCTGA
- the LOC107421594 gene encoding pentatricopeptide repeat-containing protein At4g19191, mitochondrial isoform X1: MVKSSSSVTPYLNRFSSFSSVGIWNSTIREAVNQGQAHRAILLFRQMKQSGLEPDNFTFPFVAKACSKLSDPKLPLVFHPHVLKSSVGSHVFVQTAIVDMYTKCGLLADAYNVFERMPERDVASWNAMVVGFSQSGCLDRVLYVFRRMRFAGFQPDSVTVMGLTQACLRSKDLKMVKAIHSFGIRTGMDADVSVTNTWIGAYSKCGDLDLAKLLFDGMELSLRTVISWNSMIAGFANFENFLDALNCYKRMLLDGHSPDASTILSLLASCVKPETLFQGTLIHCHAIQLGCVSDVSVVNTLISMYSKCDDVISARLLFDGMSHRTCVSWTAIVSGYSQKGDLDEALRLFHAMEAAGEKPDLVTMLSLISGCSQAGALELGKWIHSYAFSHGLRENIVVCNALIDMYAKCGSMSDARELFYLMPERTVVSWTTMISGCALNGEFKEALDLFYLMLELGLKPNHITFLAVLQACTHAGLLDKGTECFSMMTNVYNITPGLDHYSCIADLLGRRGMLKEALKLIQSMPIEPDIGIWSALLAACKNHRNLEIGEYVSRHIFKLDPQVAVPYVEMANIYASDGKWDGVAAIRTMMKNNKVKKSPGQSVILVNGKPHVFTVEDRGHPESLHIYTMLENLILQLKEEGYTPLAEETFKHELFEAPHNKITLSDFYGYSSL, encoded by the coding sequence ATGGTGAAATCTTCTTCTTCAGTTACTCCATATCTCAATCGCTTCTCAAGTTTCTCAAGCGTTGGGATTTGGAACTCCACCATAAGAGAAGCTGTGAACCAAGGCCAGGCACACAGAGCCATCCTTCTCTTTCGCCAAATGAAACAAAGTGGTTTGGAACCTGATAACTTCACTTTTCCCTTCGTTGCCAAAGCCTGTTCTAAGCTCTCTGATCCCAAACTTCCCCTAGTCTTTCATCCCCATGTTCTGAAATCCTCTGTTGGGTCTCATGTCTTTGTTCAAACGGCCATTGTTGATATGTATACAAAGTGTGGACTGTTGGCTGACGCGTACAATGTGTTTGAGCGAATGCCAGAAAGAGATGTAGCTTCTTGGAATGCAATGGTTGTAGGTTTTTCTCAATCGGGGTGTCTTGATAGGGTGTTATATGTATTCCGTCGTATGAGGTTTGCAGGGTTTCAACCTGACTCTGTGACTGTCATGGGGTTGACTCAAGCATGCTTGCGTTCCAAGGATTTGAAAATGGTGAAAGCTATTCATTCATTTGGAATTCGAACTGGGATGGATGCTGATGTTTCGGTTACTAACACTTGGATTGGTGCCTATTCCAAATGCGGTGATTTGGATTTGGCCAAGCTCTTATTTGATGGGATGGAGTTGAGTTTGAGGACTGTTATCTCATGGAATTCTATGATAGCAGGATTTGCaaactttgaaaattttctagATGCTCTAAATTGTTACAAAAGGATGTTGCTTGATGGGCATAGTCCTGATGCAAGCACTATTCTAAGCCTACTAGCATCATGTGTGAAACCTGAGACTCTGTTTCAAGGGACACTTATTCATTGTCATGCAATTCAACTTGGTTGTGTTTCAGATGTTTCTGTCGTTAACACACTAATATCTATGTATTCCAAGTGCGATGATGTTATTTCTGCAAGACTTTTATTTGATGGCATGTCTCATAGGACTTGTGTTTCATGGACTGCAATCGTTAGTGGGTATTCCCAGAAAGGTGATTTGGATGAGGCGTTGAGATTGTTTCATGCTATGGAAGCAGCTGGCGAGAAACCTGATTTAGTTACTATGCTTTCTCTGATTTCAGGCTGCAGCCAAGCTGGAGCACTCGAGCTTGGAAAATGGATTCACAGCTATGCATTTTCACATGGGTTAAGAGAGAACATAGTAGTTTGCAATGCATTAATTGATATGTATGCAAAATGTGGAAGTATGAGTGATGCTCGGGAGCTGTTCTATCTCATGCCAGAGAGAACTGTTGTCTCTTGGACAACTATGATTTCAGGGTGTGCTTTGAATGGTGAATTTAAAGAAGCTTTGGATCTTTTCTATCTGATGTTGGAGTTGGGCTTGAAACCAAACCATATCACATTTCTTGCAGTTCTTCAAGCTTGCACTCATGCAGGTCTCCTTGATAAAGGAACTGAGTGTTTTTCTATGATGACAAATGTCTACAACATAACTCCTGGCTTAGACCACTACTCCTGCATTGCTGACCTTCTTGGCCGTCGGGGAATGTTAAAAGAAGCATTGAAGCTCATTCAAAGTATGCCAATCGAGCCTGACATTGGCATATGGAGTGCATTACTTGCTGCTTGTAAAAATCACCGTAACTTAGAGATTGGTGAGTATGTGTCTCGTCATATCTTTAAATTGGACCCTCAGGTTGCAGTTCCATACGTTGAGATGGCTAATATATATGCTTCAGATGGAAAGTGGGATGGAGTTGCAGCaataagaacaatgatgaaaaataacaaagtgAAAAAATCACCAGGACAAAGTGTTATTCTAGTGAACGGGAAGCCTCATGTGTTTACAGTTGAAGATAGAGGTCATCCTGAGagtttgcatatatatacaatgttAGAGAATTTAATTTTGCAGTTAAAAGAAGAAGGATACACACCACTGGCAGAGGAAACTTTCAAACATGAATTGTTTGAAGCTCCGCATAACAAAATTACTCTCTCTGACTTTTATGGATATTCTTCTTTATGA
- the LOC125418192 gene encoding uncharacterized protein LOC125418192 isoform X3 has translation MLEVAISALIHTKPCVSPSQPISFSNWKPRSEIAFSKSWKKINATFASSPSTSTSGLQNQTFGGQVSLKSVDKNSGKKRVFFLDVNPLCYVGSTPSLHSFGHWVSLFFSQVSLNDPVIAVVDGERGSEHRRQLLPSYKAHRSKFYRQFSKGHVGRSYQVITDVLRKCNVPVIKIKGHEADDVVATLVGQVLQRGHKVVIASPDKDFKQLLSDDVQIVMPLIELERWSFYTLKHYIAQYNCDPCCDLSLRCILGDEADCVPGIQHVAPGFGRKTAIKLLKKHGTLENLLTAASVRTVGKDYAQNALTKHADYLRRNYEVLSLRRDVDVQLQEEWLIERDTCNDSAILSSFFKYLEETQKLSHQNGHALSNRLGI, from the exons ATGTTAGAAGTTGCCATTTCCGCCTTGATTCATACAAAACCTTGTGTGTCCCCAAGCCAACCTATTTCCTTCTCAAATTGGAAACCCAGAAGCGAAATAGCATTCAGCAAGTCATGGAAGAAGATTAATGCTACTTTTGCTTCCTCACCTTCTACTTCTACTTCTGGGCTTCAGAATCAAACATTTGGTGGGCAAGTCTCGCTCAAGAGCGTAGATAAGAATTCAGGCAAGAAGAGGGTCTTCTTCTTGGATGTTAATCCTCTGTGTTATGTAGGAAGCACCCCCAGCTTACATTCTTTTGGTCATTGGGTTTCCTTGTTCTTCAGCCAAGTTAGCCTCAATGATCCTGTTATTGCC GTTGTTGATGGGGAAAGGGGGAGTGAGCACCGCAGACAGTTATTACCTTCATATAAAGCGCATAGGAGTAAATTCTATCGACAATTTTCAAAGGGACATGTTGGAAGGTCTTATCAAGTCATCACAGATGTTCTCAGAAAATGCAATGTGCCA gtcataaaaataaaaggccATGAAGCTGATGATGTTGTAGCTACGCTTGTGGGACAAGTTCTTCAAAGAGGACACAAAGTGGTGATTGCCTCCCCCGATAAAGATTTTAAACAGTTGCTTTCAGATGATGTCCAAATCGTTATGCCTTTGATCGAGTTAGAACGCTGGTCTTTTTACACCTTAAAGCACTACATAGCTCAGTATAATTGTGATCCATGCTGTGATCTAAGCCTTA GATGCATTTTGGGTGATGAGGCTGACTGTGTTCCTGGGATCCAACATGTAGCTCCTGGATTTGGTAGAAAGACTGCCATAAAGCTCTTGAAAAAGCATGGTACATTGGAAAATTTACTGACTGCAGCCTCGGTAAGAACCGTGGGCAAAGATTATGCACAAAATGCACTTACAAAGCATGCTGACTACCTGCGGAGGAATTATGAAGTCCTTTCCCTTAGGAG GGATGTGGATGTGCAACTTCAAGAGGAGTGGTTGATTGAGAGAGACACGTGCAACGATTCAGCAATTTTGTCTAGCTTCTTCAAATATTTGGAAGAAACCCAGAAGCTCAGTCATCAAAATGGGCATGCTCTATCAAATAG ATTGGGTATTTAA
- the LOC125422893 gene encoding uncharacterized protein LOC125422893 has protein sequence MALNNGLRSAAKLIQSSNPKLGIRGFHSTGVRRMGGGHGHDEPHYLHAKHMYNLDQVKYQKVKMPLAVFTAFSIGVAVPVFAVIFQQRKTASA, from the exons ATGGCGTTGAACAACGGACTGAGATCCGCCGCCAAGCTCATTCAATCTTCTAATCCAAAGCTTG GGATTAGAGGTTTCCACTCAACTGGAGTGAGAAGGATGGGAGGAGGACATGGTCACGATGAACCACACTACCTTCATGCGAAGCATATGTACAACTTGGACCAGGTGAAATATCAGAAGGTGAAGATGCCTCTTGCTGTCTTTACTGCCTTTAGCATTGGCGTCGCCGTTCCTGTGTTTGCTGTTATTTTCCAACAAAGGAAGACTGCATCAGCTTAA
- the LOC125418192 gene encoding uncharacterized protein LOC125418192 isoform X2, which yields MLEVAISALIHTKPCVSPSQPISFSNWKPRSEIAFSKSWKKINATFASSPSTSTSGLQNQTFGGQVSLKSVDKNSGKKRVFFLDVNPLCYVGSTPSLHSFGHWVSLFFSQVSLNDPVIAVVDGERGSEHRRQLLPSYKAHRSKFYRQFSKGHVGRSYQVITDVLRKCNVPVIKIKGHEADDVVATLVGQVLQRGHKVVIASPDKDFKQLLSDDVQIVMPLIELERWSFYTLKHYIAQYNCDPCCDLSLRCILGDEADCVPGIQHVAPGFGRKTAIKLLKKHGTLENLLTAASVRTVGKDYAQNALTKHADYLRRNYEVLSLRRDVDVQLQEEWLIERDTCNDSAILSSFFKYLEETQKLSHQNGHALSNRSSLVFKRRQSR from the exons ATGTTAGAAGTTGCCATTTCCGCCTTGATTCATACAAAACCTTGTGTGTCCCCAAGCCAACCTATTTCCTTCTCAAATTGGAAACCCAGAAGCGAAATAGCATTCAGCAAGTCATGGAAGAAGATTAATGCTACTTTTGCTTCCTCACCTTCTACTTCTACTTCTGGGCTTCAGAATCAAACATTTGGTGGGCAAGTCTCGCTCAAGAGCGTAGATAAGAATTCAGGCAAGAAGAGGGTCTTCTTCTTGGATGTTAATCCTCTGTGTTATGTAGGAAGCACCCCCAGCTTACATTCTTTTGGTCATTGGGTTTCCTTGTTCTTCAGCCAAGTTAGCCTCAATGATCCTGTTATTGCC GTTGTTGATGGGGAAAGGGGGAGTGAGCACCGCAGACAGTTATTACCTTCATATAAAGCGCATAGGAGTAAATTCTATCGACAATTTTCAAAGGGACATGTTGGAAGGTCTTATCAAGTCATCACAGATGTTCTCAGAAAATGCAATGTGCCA gtcataaaaataaaaggccATGAAGCTGATGATGTTGTAGCTACGCTTGTGGGACAAGTTCTTCAAAGAGGACACAAAGTGGTGATTGCCTCCCCCGATAAAGATTTTAAACAGTTGCTTTCAGATGATGTCCAAATCGTTATGCCTTTGATCGAGTTAGAACGCTGGTCTTTTTACACCTTAAAGCACTACATAGCTCAGTATAATTGTGATCCATGCTGTGATCTAAGCCTTA GATGCATTTTGGGTGATGAGGCTGACTGTGTTCCTGGGATCCAACATGTAGCTCCTGGATTTGGTAGAAAGACTGCCATAAAGCTCTTGAAAAAGCATGGTACATTGGAAAATTTACTGACTGCAGCCTCGGTAAGAACCGTGGGCAAAGATTATGCACAAAATGCACTTACAAAGCATGCTGACTACCTGCGGAGGAATTATGAAGTCCTTTCCCTTAGGAG GGATGTGGATGTGCAACTTCAAGAGGAGTGGTTGATTGAGAGAGACACGTGCAACGATTCAGCAATTTTGTCTAGCTTCTTCAAATATTTGGAAGAAACCCAGAAGCTCAGTCATCAAAATGGGCATGCTCTATCAAATAG ATCAAGCCTAGTATTCAAGAGGAGACAATCTAGGTGA